One Candidatus Poribacteria bacterium genomic window carries:
- a CDS encoding FAD-binding oxidoreductase, with amino-acid sequence MSNRKSSPSPSPKRKKIVIVGAGVIGAAIAYHLSRRNSIAVTVLEREVPGAGASGHSFAWANAFGKEPRDYHTLNRRSLDMWYRLAHQLDADIGIHYGGEMRWENTPQRATQLRQRIQQIQKWGYPCRLITRDEMLAFEPHLHPGTVAAASFSEADIHVETDRFIEVCLQRACESGAVVHPQTSVTGFVVREGSIVAVKTADAEFPCEGVVLASGVQTTELAAFAHAHIPQQRSPGIVIETTPCAKVLNNVAIIHAPPTDENHQHLHLRQMGDGSLRIGQGTQEGINRDDSQQHADALLARAKAYLPTIGDAEAIPTPVGYRPMPLDGFPVLGFTEAVQNLYIALMHSGVTLAPLVGEMASLEIADNARVDWFAPYRPERFG; translated from the coding sequence TTGTCAAACAGAAAATCCAGTCCTTCCCCCAGTCCCAAAAGAAAAAAAATTGTGATAGTCGGTGCGGGTGTCATCGGAGCCGCCATCGCGTATCATCTGTCCCGCCGCAATAGTATCGCTGTAACGGTTCTGGAGCGCGAGGTTCCTGGTGCCGGGGCATCCGGACACTCTTTCGCGTGGGCAAACGCCTTCGGGAAAGAGCCGCGGGATTACCATACCCTCAACCGGCGTTCCTTGGATATGTGGTACCGCCTCGCACATCAACTGGATGCGGATATAGGTATCCACTATGGCGGCGAAATGCGGTGGGAAAACACGCCACAACGTGCGACACAACTCCGTCAACGCATCCAACAAATTCAGAAATGGGGTTACCCGTGTCGGCTCATCACGCGTGACGAGATGTTGGCATTTGAACCACACTTACACCCTGGCACTGTAGCAGCCGCATCCTTCTCAGAAGCCGATATACATGTTGAGACAGACAGATTCATCGAGGTGTGTCTCCAACGGGCATGCGAAAGTGGGGCGGTTGTGCATCCACAAACCAGCGTTACAGGGTTTGTGGTTCGTGAGGGGAGTATTGTTGCTGTCAAAACCGCTGATGCCGAATTTCCGTGCGAGGGTGTCGTTTTAGCGAGCGGTGTTCAGACGACTGAACTCGCCGCCTTCGCGCATGCACATATTCCGCAACAACGGAGTCCGGGGATCGTTATTGAGACAACCCCGTGTGCTAAAGTCCTAAACAACGTTGCAATCATCCACGCGCCTCCGACAGATGAGAACCATCAGCACCTCCACCTCCGGCAAATGGGTGACGGGAGTCTTAGAATCGGACAGGGGACCCAAGAAGGGATAAACCGTGATGATTCACAGCAGCACGCCGATGCCCTCCTCGCGCGTGCCAAGGCGTATTTGCCAACTATAGGGGACGCTGAAGCGATTCCAACACCGGTTGGCTATCGTCCAATGCCGCTTGATGGGTTTCCGGTCCTGGGGTTTACCGAGGCGGTGCAGAATCTGTATATCGCTTTAATGCACAGCGGTGTAACATTAGCACCTTTGGTGGGTGAAATGGCAAGCTTGGAAATTGCCGACAATGCAAGGGTGGATTGGTTCGCACCCTACCGACCCGAACGGTTTGGGTAG
- a CDS encoding ABC transporter substrate-binding protein has product MNTKRFTLFAYLFTVPVLMLGLSACDRVSQIVQPPTPQMTEGSAEIAIGVALPLTGRLTDTFGIPILQGFELALDEINAAHPNGAKLKLIVEDGQGTTEGTVAAFNKLIHQDRVSVILGPTTSTHTKEVFPIAQENQVVAISPTSAARGLSAIGDFVFRVALTTDILIPRGIEVTQTHLGYQRVATLYDDTDLFSTDGDAAVREVLKARGIEVVATETFQGGDTDFSEQLTRIQALDPDVIFVSSQPPEKPGILIQGHTLGISAPFIVRTLTADNVRVAGVAAEGAMTFIGWGAAVNTPGNQAFVENYTTQFGMAPNNYAARAYAAFYILAEAIERAHSTDAAAIRDALASIRDFDTILGKFSFDANGDAVYDPKILVVKDGELVLFE; this is encoded by the coding sequence ATGAATACGAAAAGATTTACATTATTCGCGTACCTATTCACGGTTCCCGTGCTAATGCTGGGACTTTCGGCGTGTGATCGGGTTTCACAGATTGTTCAACCTCCCACACCACAGATGACGGAAGGGAGTGCAGAAATCGCCATAGGGGTTGCCTTACCCTTGACGGGTCGGCTCACTGACACGTTTGGCATCCCAATATTGCAAGGCTTTGAATTGGCACTCGATGAGATTAACGCTGCCCACCCTAATGGTGCCAAGCTCAAGCTTATCGTCGAAGACGGTCAGGGCACGACAGAAGGCACAGTCGCTGCTTTCAATAAACTGATTCATCAAGATAGGGTATCTGTTATCCTTGGACCTACTACTTCAACGCACACGAAGGAAGTTTTTCCGATTGCACAAGAGAATCAGGTAGTGGCAATCAGTCCGACCTCCGCTGCCCGGGGTCTCAGCGCGATTGGAGATTTTGTGTTCCGCGTCGCGCTGACTACAGATATACTTATCCCCAGGGGTATTGAAGTAACACAGACACACCTCGGTTATCAACGCGTGGCGACACTCTATGATGACACCGATCTTTTCTCTACAGATGGAGATGCGGCAGTGCGGGAGGTGCTCAAGGCACGGGGTATTGAAGTGGTCGCCACTGAAACCTTCCAAGGTGGGGATACCGACTTTTCTGAACAGTTAACCCGAATACAGGCTCTGGATCCCGATGTTATCTTTGTTTCATCTCAACCTCCAGAAAAGCCTGGCATCCTCATCCAAGGGCACACACTCGGTATATCCGCCCCCTTTATCGTGCGGACATTGACAGCAGACAATGTGCGAGTTGCAGGCGTAGCCGCCGAGGGCGCGATGACTTTTATCGGATGGGGTGCTGCTGTCAATACACCGGGAAATCAAGCGTTCGTAGAGAATTATACCACCCAATTCGGCATGGCACCGAACAATTACGCGGCGCGCGCGTATGCGGCATTTTATATTCTCGCGGAGGCGATCGAGAGGGCACACTCCACCGATGCCGCTGCGATTCGAGACGCGCTGGCAAGTATCAGGGATTTTGACACAATTTTAGGCAAATTCTCTTTTGATGCTAACGGGGATGCGGTTTACGACCCGAAAATCCTGGTTGTCAAGGATGGCGAGTTGGTGCTCTTTGAGTAA